ACCCTTTTGGTTGTTAAACCACTTAACTGTACCTTTCATTATGATACCTCCAAAATGAATAAAAAGTTGTACTGTTACAGGATATCTGTAACCTCCCTAAGAATAGCATAAAAAGAGAAAGGTGTCAAACGTTTTCCGTCTTAAAAATCAAGAAATCTTTAGAATAAATTTAAAGGGAAATAAGTGGTAAAATCAGAGAAATTTGTGGTAAAATGAGAAAAGATTCTTTTGCAAGGATAAAAAGGTGAAAGCAATGAAATTTATGAATTTATGGGGTCATTTTTGCACGATCAATATACATAAGATCAGGGTCATGAAAAACTGTTTTCGTGTGGGCCTTATAAAACAGGGGCTGCTTCACGATTTATCAAAATACAGTCTGGAAGAATTCATACCAGGCGTTCTTTATTATCAGGGGACCAGAAGCCCTAATGCTGCCGAAAGAGAGGACAAAGGTTTTTCAAGAGCCTGGCTCCATCATAAAGGCCGCAACAAGCATCACTACGAATACTGGATCGACTTTACCACTGATATGTCGGAGGGACTGGTAGGTCATAAGATGCCTTTAAATTATGTCATTGAAATGATGATGGACCGGATCGCCGCATCGAAGACCTATAAGGGTAAGGATTACACCGACGCATCGCCGTGGGAATATTACATGCACGCGAAACGCTATATGGTCATTGATCCTGAGACGAGAAGTTTGTTGGAGGAGCTTCTTGTGATGTTAAAAAACCAAGGGGAAGAAAGGACATTTGCCTACATCAGGTATTTGTTGAAAAAAGGAGATTATCCGTAAAAGGCCAATTAAGGGAAGTCATGTGGCTTCCCTTAAAAACATCCGTATTCCCCACATTGTTTTAAATTATCTGCACATAGTATCAAACAAATGACGGATGTAAAGGCGAAGCTTTTCGCCATCCTCAAAAAAGTCCGGTTCATAGGGAACATAAGTGATTTTATCCTTGAATTCCATTTGCAGGCATGGCGTCCATAAAGGGGAAAACTGGGGAAGATAACAGCCGGCCCTGCGGGTGTAGCATGTCTTGGCCGTAGCTTTTGTCCGGGCTTCCTTATCCACGTACTCAGCCACGCTTTTGTGAATGGCTTTGTCTTCATAAATCAGATAATAGTAATTTTTATAATCAGGATAAAAGAATTTTAATTCGCCCTCATAGAGGTCAATGGTTGTGGTCAGGTATTCTCCTTCTGCCTCCATGGAAATCAGGGAATTGGATTTGGAAAATCCAACGGGAATGGCAAAGCCATTTTTGCAGGTAAGCCTTAAGGAGGGGAACTCCCGGCCAAAAATATCTTTTTGGCATAAAATTTCCTGATGTTCAAGAAGAAAGCTGTGTTCTAAAAAGTCCGGGTAATTCAATATAGGGAGGATCAGGGGCATTCCCTTTAAATCGTCTTCATTATGTAATATTAAAAGGTCAAATAAAAATTTATCATGAGAGATTAGATAATCTCTGTAAACTTCAATCAGCTGTCCGCCGGAATAAAGATCCTTCCGCTCCACTTTTAAAAATTCCTCAATGGCTTTCTGCTTCATTGAGGGAAGCCCGAGAAGCCCTCTGTAAGGGCGTATTTTTTTGTAAATATCCAGGCTTTTCACACCGGAAAAATCATAAGGCATCCCATGGGCAAGGCAGCGCTTTAAAAGATAGGGAATATCAAAACCATCTCCGTTAAAATGTATGACTGTAGTAAAGTTTTCTAAAAATTTAAAAAAGGTTTCCAGCAGCTCTTTTTCTGAGTCCAGGGTGTCTGCGAACCACTGAACCAGGTTCCAGCAGCTGTTTTTATAATAAACACATCCGATCAGATAAAGGGTAGAATACGTCCCGGAAAAACCTGTGGTTTCTATATCAAAGAACAGCAGATCCTCTTTCCTGCCGATCCGGTCAAAGGGATATGTTTCATGAAATGCAATGGTTTTCTGTAAAGTGATCACAAATGCTTCCGCCCTTTCTTTCGTACTGTCCATGTTTTTGGGCAGGCCCCCACCCGCTTTACCGGGTGTAAATGTATGCGCGCAGGGTGTTGCCTTCCTCAACATTATAGCGGAAAGACGCCGGTCCGTCAACGGAAACAGAATATTTGTTCGACTATCCGCTTGCATAACAACAGGCTGTATGCTATGATAAATAGCAAAGGTGGGATTTCCTGCATAATAGTCAAAAGGAGACAGAGGTCGTGATTTCTTTCGTAAAAGGGCCATTGGTTGAAATATTTGAAGATACCGTTGTAATAGAGAGCGGGAACGTGGGATTTGAGATACATGTTCCTGTATCCGTGCTTCAAAAACTGCCGGGAATCGGCGTAGAGACAAAATTGTATACATATTTTCAGGTGAGAGATGATGCCATGTGCCTCTACGGTTTCTTAAACCGTCAGGATCTGCAGATGTTTAAGCAGCTCATAAGCGTGAATGGGATTGGCCCCAAAGGAGCTTTGGGAATTCTTTCCGCCCTGGATCCGGAGGATTTAAGAAGGGCCATTGTCACAGGAGATGCCAAAGCCATATCCAAAGCGCCGGGGGTCGGAGCAAAGACGGCTCAGAGGATTATATTGGACTTAAAGGATAAAATTGATATGGCTGAACTTCTCCCTTCCGGGTTTGTGGAACCGGTGAACGGGCCTGCTTTATCCGGCGGAATAGCAGGAGAAGCAATGGATGCGCTGGCGGCTCTGGGATATTCCGCAGCCGAGGCAGGCAGGGCGGTTCGTCAGGTGGAAGTGACGGAGTCCATGACAGTGGAAGATGTGCTTAAGGCCTCCTTAAAGCATTTGGCATTTATATAGAATAACGGGTAAAAACAGAGATGGAACGTAGAATCATAACCACAGAGATAACGGAAGAAGATAAAAGGATAGAGCCGAACTTAAGGCCCATGTGCCTTGATGAGTATATTGGACAGGAAAAGATACGTACTAATTTAAAAGTATACATTGATGCAGCCAAAGCCAGGGGGGAATCCCTGGATCATGTTTTGTTTTACGGGCCTCCCGGTCTGGGAAAGACTACTCTTTCAGGAATCATTGCCAATGAAATGGGAGTCAATATGAAGGTCACATCAGGGCCGGCAATTGAAAAACCGGGAGAGATGGCCGCCATACTGAACAATCTCCAGGAAGGAGATGTGCTGTTTGTGGATGAGATCCACCGCTTAAACCGTCAGGTAGAAGAGGTTTTGTATCCGGCCATGGAGGATTTTGCCATAGATATCATGCTGGGGAAGGATTCCTCTGCCAGATCCATAAGGCTGGATCTTCCTAAATTTACTCTGGTGGGAGCGACCACCAGAGCAGGGCTTTTAACAGCTCCATTAAGGGACAGGTTCGGTGTGGTGCAGAAGCTGGAATTTTACACGCCTCAGGAGCTTAAGATCATTGTCTGCCGTTCAGCCAGGGTCTTACAGGTGGAAATCGAGGAAGAAGGAGCGGCAGAGATTGCCAAGCGCTCCAGAGGAACTCCAAGGCTGGCAAACCGCTTATTAAAAAGAGTACGGGATTTCGCCCAGGTAAAATATGACGGTATCATTACAAAAGAAGTGGCGGATTTTGCCCTGGACATTCTGGACGTGGATAAGTTTGGCCTGGACTATAATGACCGGGCGATCCTGACCACAATGATTGAGAAGTTTGCCGGCGGTCCGGTAGGACTGGACACCCTGGCTGCTTCTTTAGGAGAGGATGCCGGGACGCTGGAAGATGTTTATGAGCCCTATCTTCTGATGAACGGTTTTATAAACCGAACCTCCAGGGGGCGTGTTGCCACGGAACGGGCGTATGAACATCTTGGAATCTCCATGGGATCATGACCTGCCTGAATTTTAGAATTTTCCTAATTATTCAGCCATACTTTTTGGACATAAAGGTATGCAGGCAGGGCTTTTCTATCTGCAGAAAATATGTTATAGTAAAAAAGAGCAAATGAAACAGGGAGAAAACAGCATGGATTCCAAACGCAGTACAGAAGTTTTAATAGATGGTAAGATTTATGCATTGGGCGGAAGAGAAGAGGAAAGTTATATTCACCGCCTGGCAAGCTACATCAATGAGATGATTATAACGCTGAAGCATCAGGAAGGGTTCACGAAGCAGAGCGCAGAATATCAGAATATCATGATCCAGCTGAATATGGCGGATGATTACTTTAAGGCCAGAGAACAGTCCGCCGGACTGGAGCAGCAGAAGGCGGAGATGGAAAAGGAGATCTATAGCTTAAAGCATGAACTTGTGGCCACTCAGATGAAGCTTGAGTCGGCAAAGCTGGAACTGGCGGAAGCCAGGAAATCTGCGGATTCCGATAAGAAAGAATAAGTCAGGAGGGGATGTTGGGCGGCTGGGCCGTGACATCCTCTCTTTCATCAATAAAGGAAAAAGGAGGAACTTGTGAAGAAAGCAGTCGAAATTCTTGCTCCGGCAGGATCATTTGAAAGTATGAGGGCAGCGGTGGCGGCAGGTGCCGATGCGGTCTATATGGGCGGCAGCCGGTTTGGAGCAAGGGCTTATGCGGAAAATCCCCAAGAGGACAAGCTGCTTGAAGCCATTGATTACGTCCATCTTCATGGGCGAAAGCTGTACATGACGGTTAATACGCTGATGAAGGAGCAGGAGATGTATGAGCTTTACGATTATCTTCTTCCTTATTACAGGCAGGGTCTGGATGCGGTTATTGTACAGGATATGGGAACCTTCCAATTCATCCGGGAGAGTTTTCCGGGACTTCCCATTCATGCCAGCACGCAGATGACCATTACCGGCGCTTATGGAGCCGGGATTTTAAAAGACCTGGGTGCGGAACGGGTTGTTACTGCCAGGGAATTGTCCTTAAAGGAAATTGCGAAGATCCATGAACAGGTGGATGTGGAGATCGAAAGCTTTGTACACGGCGCATTGTGCTACTGCTATTCCGGTCAATGTTTATTCAGCAGCCTCATAGGAGGGCGAAGCGGAAACAGGGGAAGATGCGCCCAGACCTGCCGCCTTCCCTACGAAGTGAAACGGGAAGGACAGGCTCTTGGAGGAGGAGGAGACCGTTACTGCTTAAGCCTTAAGGATTTGAGCACCCTGGATATCATACCGGACCTGATAGAAGCCGGAGTCTATTCCATGAAAATTGAAGGAAGGATGAAGAGCCCCAGATACACGGCAGGAGTCGTGAGCATTTACCGAAAGTATGTGGACCTTTATCTTGCTAAGGGGAGAGAAGGCTATGAGGTCGAAGTGCAGGATAAGAAAATACTTCTGGACTTATTTGACCGGGGCGGACAGACCGATGGATACTATAAGCGCCAAAACGGACGGGATATGGTGGTCTGGAAAGAGAAGCCGGCTTTTCGGGAAGGCAATCAGCCGTTATTCGATTACCTGGATAAAAATTTTGTGGAAAAGCAGGTAAAGGAGCCGGTGGTTGGAACCGCGTTTCTGGAAGAGGGGCAAAAGGCCTCTTTGCTCCTAAGTGCCTGCGGTCATAATACCGCAGTCACCGGGGAGATCGTGCAGACAGCCCAAAATCAGCCTGTAACTGAGGAAAAGGTGAGAAAGCAGCTGGATAAGACGGGAAATACTCCTTTTTATTTTGAAAATCTTGATATTAACATAAAAGGAAACATATTTCTGCCGGTTCAGGCTCTCAATGACCTGCGAAGGCGGGGGCTGGAAGCCTTGGAATATGAGATTCTTAAGGATTACAAAGAGAACAGACAGGCAGAGCCGCCAAAAGCTGCCGGGGAGGCTGGTTACAGACGGAAACCGGTTTCAGAAGGTCCCAAGCTTACGGTTTCTCTGGAGCGGCCGGATTGCTTTGAAGAAGCGGTGAACAGCCCTGATGTAAAAAGAATTTATATCGATGCTGCAGAATTTAAGCCGGAACAGTGGAAAGCGTCTGTAGAAAGCTGCCACAGGGCCGGTAAGGAATGTATGCTTACCATGCCCCATATTTTCAGGACAAGGGCGGAACAGTTCTTTGATAAATATTTAACAGAACTGAAAACCGCAGCATTTGACGGATTCCTGATCCGTTCTCTGGAGGAAACCGGCTATTTAAAAGAGAAGGGTATCAGAGGAAGCCTGATATTTGATTTTGGAATGTATGGAATGAACAATCCAGCCCAGGAGATGCTAATGGAACTGGGGGCGGATGAGCTGACCTGGCCGGTAGAATTAAACAACCGGGAATTGGGAAAACTAAAAGTTCCGGGAGAGCTTTTGGTATACGGCCGTCTGCCCATGATGGTGACTGCCCAGTGCCTTCATCAGGGAATGGAGCGGTGTGATAAGACACCGGTTGTTTTGACATTAAAAGACCGGATGGGAAAATCATTTCCCGTAAAAAACCATTGTGTTTTCTGCTACAATTCCATTTATAATTCGGCGGCCCTGTCCCTTCTTGGATTAGAGGATGCGGTAAAGGGATTATCCCCCTTAGGACTGCGGCTTCAGTTCACCACAGAGAACAAGGCACAGACAAAAGCGGTGATACAAAGCTTTTCTGATGGATTCCTTTATGGGAGAGAAGCAAAGCTGGCCTTTGAAGAATTCACCAGAGGTCATTTCAAACGCGGCGTAGAGTAGGTGGCATATGATTAATCTGATTATTGATGTCTCTAGATATCTGATGATACTGTTGATTACATTATACACATATTTAAATTTTCGTTTTTTTTCCTTGCCGGATGAAATCAGGAAAAGGAAAATTTGCGGGCACCAGAATTTTGCCATGTTTCTCATTCACTTCCTTGCCTATGTGATCATCTGGCTGGAGACGGAGGATGAGAAGATGCTGGTGTTTTACGTGGCACAGGTAATCTTCTTTTTCTGTTACCTTTTCCTGTACCGGCTTATTTACCGCAATGTATCCAGGCTGCTGGTCAACAATATGTGCATGCTCCTTACCATAGGATTTATTATGCTGACCAGGCTTTCTTTTGACCGGGCCATAAAGCAGTTTGTCATTGTGGCCGCTGCGGCCCTGGTGACCTTTGTCATCCCCTTTGTCATTGACAGGGTATGGCAGTTAAGCAGGATTCCATGGATCTATGGGATAGGAGGACTTCTCCTCCTTGGTATCGTATGCATTGCCGGAACCAGCAGCTACGGCGCCCAGCTTTCCATTGGGTTCGGCGGCTATTCCTTCCAGCCCACGGAATTTGTAAAGATCAGCTATGTCTTTTTTATAGCCACTATGTTTTACCGGTCTACCAGTTTAAAGACGATCCTTATTGTAACAGTAGCGGCAGCCCTTCATGTTCTCATTTTGGTGGCCTCCAGAGATCTTGGAAGCGCCCTGATTTTCTTTGTTACTTACATTTTCATGCTCTTTGTGGCAACGGGAAAATGGCTCTATCTTCTGGCAGGAGCAGGAGGCGGGACTCTTGCGGCTATGCTGGCCTATGAGTTATTCGGGCATGTAAGGACCAGAGTATCGGCATGGTTAAATCCCTGGTCAGATATTGCGGGAAAGGGATACCAGATCACCCAGTCTTTATTTGCCATTGGTACCGGAGGTTTATTTGGTATGGGACTGTACCGGGGGATGCCAGGAAGGATCCCGGTGGTAGAAAAGGATTTTATATTTTCAGCGATTTCGGAGGAGCTGGGAGGCATTTTTGCACTGTGTGTCCTTCTTATCTGTCTGGGATGCTTTTTACAGTTCATGATGATTGCCAGCCGGATGCAGGCAGTGTTCTATAAGCTGATTGCATTTGGCCTTGGAACTATTTATATTATTCAGGTATTTTTAACCGTAGGAGGAGTGACCAAATTCATTCCCTCCACAGGAGTGACCCTTCCCCTGGTCAGTTATGGAGGAAGCTCTATTTTAAGCACCTTTATCATTTTTGGAATCATCCAGGGGCTTTATATACTCAAACGCAATGAAGAGGAAGAAGAAAAATATGAAGGCTAACCCGAATCCAAAAGCAAATCACCATATTCTGATACTTACCTATGGGGTCGTACTACTTTTTGTAGGGCTTGCGGTTTATTTTGGCTATTTTCTGCTTGTGAAAAGCGACAGTGTGATCAATAATTCCTATAATGCCAGACTAGACAGCTTTGCAGACCGGGTGGTACGTGGGGAGATCTACAGCAATGACGGCAGGGCCCTTGCCAGGACAGAGGTGGATGGAGAGGGAAAGGAAACAAGGGTTTATCCCTATGATTCGCTGTTTGCCCATGTGGTGGGATATTCTACCAATGGAAAAACCGGTCTGGAAGCCCTGGCCAATTTCTATCTCTTGACCAGCCATGTAAATCTTGTGGAGCAGGTGGTAAATGAACTGTCATCTGTAAAGAATCAGGGGGACAGTGTTATCTCCACTCTTGATGTGGACTTACAGAAGACAGCCTATGATGCCTTGGGCAAGCGAAAAGGAGCGGTGGTAGTGATGGAGCCGGATACCGGCAAGATCCTTGCCATGGTATCCAAGCCGGATTACAATCCAAACACCCTGGCTGCGGACTGGAGTCATCTGGTTGCGGAGGAAAATACGTCAGGACAGTTATTAAACCGGGCAACCCAGGGGCTTTATCCTCCTGGTTCCACCTTTAAGCTGGTGACGGCTTTGGAGTATATAAAGGAAAATCCGTCCAATTATAATGATTATACCTTTGACTGCAACGGGACTTATAAAAATGGGGATTATACCATCCGGTGTTACCATGGGACAGCCCATGGACATCAAAATCTGCAGCAGGCATTTACAAACTCCTGCAACGGGGCTTTTTCCAATCTTGGTCTGCAACTGGATTTAAATGGATTAAAGAATACTGCGGACCAGCTTCTGTTTAATTCGGACCTGGCCCTGCCCATTGCCAGCAGTAAAAGCTC
The nucleotide sequence above comes from Lacrimispora sp. BS-2. Encoded proteins:
- the ruvA gene encoding Holliday junction branch migration protein RuvA, whose protein sequence is MISFVKGPLVEIFEDTVVIESGNVGFEIHVPVSVLQKLPGIGVETKLYTYFQVRDDAMCLYGFLNRQDLQMFKQLISVNGIGPKGALGILSALDPEDLRRAIVTGDAKAISKAPGVGAKTAQRIILDLKDKIDMAELLPSGFVEPVNGPALSGGIAGEAMDALAALGYSAAEAGRAVRQVEVTESMTVEDVLKASLKHLAFI
- the ruvB gene encoding Holliday junction branch migration DNA helicase RuvB; protein product: MERRIITTEITEEDKRIEPNLRPMCLDEYIGQEKIRTNLKVYIDAAKARGESLDHVLFYGPPGLGKTTLSGIIANEMGVNMKVTSGPAIEKPGEMAAILNNLQEGDVLFVDEIHRLNRQVEEVLYPAMEDFAIDIMLGKDSSARSIRLDLPKFTLVGATTRAGLLTAPLRDRFGVVQKLEFYTPQELKIIVCRSARVLQVEIEEEGAAEIAKRSRGTPRLANRLLKRVRDFAQVKYDGIITKEVADFALDILDVDKFGLDYNDRAILTTMIEKFAGGPVGLDTLAASLGEDAGTLEDVYEPYLLMNGFINRTSRGRVATERAYEHLGISMGS
- a CDS encoding cell division protein ZapA; translated protein: MDSKRSTEVLIDGKIYALGGREEESYIHRLASYINEMIITLKHQEGFTKQSAEYQNIMIQLNMADDYFKAREQSAGLEQQKAEMEKEIYSLKHELVATQMKLESAKLELAEARKSADSDKKE
- a CDS encoding penicillin-binding transpeptidase domain-containing protein, whose protein sequence is MKANPNPKANHHILILTYGVVLLFVGLAVYFGYFLLVKSDSVINNSYNARLDSFADRVVRGEIYSNDGRALARTEVDGEGKETRVYPYDSLFAHVVGYSTNGKTGLEALANFYLLTSHVNLVEQVVNELSSVKNQGDSVISTLDVDLQKTAYDALGKRKGAVVVMEPDTGKILAMVSKPDYNPNTLAADWSHLVAEENTSGQLLNRATQGLYPPGSTFKLVTALEYIKENPSNYNDYTFDCNGTYKNGDYTIRCYHGTAHGHQNLQQAFTNSCNGAFSNLGLQLDLNGLKNTADQLLFNSDLALPIASSKSSYSMGNGADTWQILQTSIGQGQTQITPIHNAMIVAAIANGGTLMKPYLIDRVENAGGDVIKKFMPQSYMSLMTAVEASELTEFMRSVVTEGTGSALRTDAYTVAGKTGSAEFETGKETHAWFVGFAPADHPKVVISVIAEESGSGGQIAAPIARALFDLYFSKQ
- a CDS encoding DUF3656 domain-containing protein, with product MRAAVAAGADAVYMGGSRFGARAYAENPQEDKLLEAIDYVHLHGRKLYMTVNTLMKEQEMYELYDYLLPYYRQGLDAVIVQDMGTFQFIRESFPGLPIHASTQMTITGAYGAGILKDLGAERVVTARELSLKEIAKIHEQVDVEIESFVHGALCYCYSGQCLFSSLIGGRSGNRGRCAQTCRLPYEVKREGQALGGGGDRYCLSLKDLSTLDIIPDLIEAGVYSMKIEGRMKSPRYTAGVVSIYRKYVDLYLAKGREGYEVEVQDKKILLDLFDRGGQTDGYYKRQNGRDMVVWKEKPAFREGNQPLFDYLDKNFVEKQVKEPVVGTAFLEEGQKASLLLSACGHNTAVTGEIVQTAQNQPVTEEKVRKQLDKTGNTPFYFENLDINIKGNIFLPVQALNDLRRRGLEALEYEILKDYKENRQAEPPKAAGEAGYRRKPVSEGPKLTVSLERPDCFEEAVNSPDVKRIYIDAAEFKPEQWKASVESCHRAGKECMLTMPHIFRTRAEQFFDKYLTELKTAAFDGFLIRSLEETGYLKEKGIRGSLIFDFGMYGMNNPAQEMLMELGADELTWPVELNNRELGKLKVPGELLVYGRLPMMVTAQCLHQGMERCDKTPVVLTLKDRMGKSFPVKNHCVFCYNSIYNSAALSLLGLEDAVKGLSPLGLRLQFTTENKAQTKAVIQSFSDGFLYGREAKLAFEEFTRGHFKRGVE
- a CDS encoding DUF5662 family protein → MKFMNLWGHFCTINIHKIRVMKNCFRVGLIKQGLLHDLSKYSLEEFIPGVLYYQGTRSPNAAEREDKGFSRAWLHHKGRNKHHYEYWIDFTTDMSEGLVGHKMPLNYVIEMMMDRIAASKTYKGKDYTDASPWEYYMHAKRYMVIDPETRSLLEELLVMLKNQGEERTFAYIRYLLKKGDYP
- a CDS encoding FtsW/RodA/SpoVE family cell cycle protein, whose protein sequence is MINLIIDVSRYLMILLITLYTYLNFRFFSLPDEIRKRKICGHQNFAMFLIHFLAYVIIWLETEDEKMLVFYVAQVIFFFCYLFLYRLIYRNVSRLLVNNMCMLLTIGFIMLTRLSFDRAIKQFVIVAAAALVTFVIPFVIDRVWQLSRIPWIYGIGGLLLLGIVCIAGTSSYGAQLSIGFGGYSFQPTEFVKISYVFFIATMFYRSTSLKTILIVTVAAALHVLILVASRDLGSALIFFVTYIFMLFVATGKWLYLLAGAGGGTLAAMLAYELFGHVRTRVSAWLNPWSDIAGKGYQITQSLFAIGTGGLFGMGLYRGMPGRIPVVEKDFIFSAISEELGGIFALCVLLICLGCFLQFMMIASRMQAVFYKLIAFGLGTIYIIQVFLTVGGVTKFIPSTGVTLPLVSYGGSSILSTFIIFGIIQGLYILKRNEEEEEKYEG
- a CDS encoding ribonuclease H-like domain-containing protein, with the protein product MDSTKERAEAFVITLQKTIAFHETYPFDRIGRKEDLLFFDIETTGFSGTYSTLYLIGCVYYKNSCWNLVQWFADTLDSEKELLETFFKFLENFTTVIHFNGDGFDIPYLLKRCLAHGMPYDFSGVKSLDIYKKIRPYRGLLGLPSMKQKAIEEFLKVERKDLYSGGQLIEVYRDYLISHDKFLFDLLILHNEDDLKGMPLILPILNYPDFLEHSFLLEHQEILCQKDIFGREFPSLRLTCKNGFAIPVGFSKSNSLISMEAEGEYLTTTIDLYEGELKFFYPDYKNYYYLIYEDKAIHKSVAEYVDKEARTKATAKTCYTRRAGCYLPQFSPLWTPCLQMEFKDKITYVPYEPDFFEDGEKLRLYIRHLFDTMCR